AGGAGTGTTAAGACCTTTGTTACAAGCGATAACAACTGGTGCGTTTACTTCGTAAACTTCCATTGCTCCACCTTCGATTTCTCTTTTTAGAGTGTACTTTCCACCTTCTTCGTTGCATTCAACTACAACTGAAACGTGTGGAAGATCCATCATTTGAGCAACAAGTTGTGGAACTTGAAGACAGTCATCATCAATAGCTTGTTTTCCAGTGAAAACTACATCTGGAGTTTTCCCAGACTTCTCAATCGCACCTTTGATTGCCTTAGCAGTCATGAATGAATCAAGATTATCGTCACCTTCAACAAGGATTGCTTCATCAGCACCCATTGCAAGAGCTGTTCTTAGGGCTTCAGTATCTTTAACACCACCAACTCTAACAACTGTTACTGTTGAACCACTGTTAGCTTGTTTTGTTAGAAGAGCTTGCTCAACTGCGAACTCATCATAAGGGTTCATGATCCATTT
This region of Halobacteriovorax sp. GB3 genomic DNA includes:
- a CDS encoding electron transfer flavoprotein subunit beta/FixA family protein, which produces MNIFVCIKQVPDTETKITPKADGSFIETTSIKWIMNPYDEFAVEQALLTKQANSGSTVTVVRVGGVKDTEALRTALAMGADEAILVEGDDNLDSFMTAKAIKGAIEKSGKTPDVVFTGKQAIDDDCLQVPQLVAQMMDLPHVSVVVECNEEGGKYTLKREIEGGAMEVYEVNAPVVIACNKGLNTPRYASLPGIMKAKRKPLTQHSLADVGVSEDDRRVKYSGFQLPPEKPAGKKFDAMEEANQASIVADVVKLLREEAKVI